The following are encoded in a window of Rosa chinensis cultivar Old Blush chromosome 4, RchiOBHm-V2, whole genome shotgun sequence genomic DNA:
- the LOC112195762 gene encoding alkaline/neutral invertase A, mitochondrial isoform X1 has product MSSSNCIGICGMRPCCRILMGYGYRSSSVFGSQGPKLSDAVVDNLSKLRSRSLGYIRAIDPNRRGFNVSDSDWGHRPGVCTSGVNRVGNGSKRGVSVIRNVASDFRNHSTSSVDSQVNGKSFESIYIQGGLNMQPLVIERIETGHGDVVKEEESRVEVNGANVNVNIGDSKGLNDSKVERELSEIEKEAWRLLQDSVVDYCGNPVGTLAAIDPADKTPLNYDQVFIRDFVPSALAFLLNGEAEIVKNFLLHTLQLQSWEKTVDCYSPGQGLMPASFKVRTAPLDGSDGKFEEVLDPDFGESAIGRVAPVDSGLWWIILLRAYGKITGDYTLQERVDVQTGIRLILNLCLTDGFDMFPTLLVTDGSCMIDRRMGIHGHPLEIQLNLQALFYSALRCSREMLIVNDGTKNLVAAVNNRLSALSFHIREYYWVDMKKINEIYRYKTEEYSTDAINKFNIYPDQIPSWLVDWIPEEGGYLIGNLQPAHMDFRFFTLGNLWSIVSSLGTQKQNEGILNLMETKWDDFVAQMPLKICYPALEYEEWRIITGADPKNTPWSYHNGGSWPTLLWQFTLACIKMGKTELAEKAVALAEKRLSMDQWPEYYDTKNGRFIGKQSRLHQTWTIAGYLTSKMLLENPEKASLLFWEEDYELLETCVCALNKTSRKKCSRRSQIQV; this is encoded by the exons ATGAGCAGTAGCAATTGTATTGGAATCTGTGGCATGAGGCCCTGTTGTAGAATTCTAATGGGCTATGGCTACAGAAGCTCCTCGGTTTTCGGTTCTCAGGGACCGAAATTGAGCGATGCAGTCGTTGATAATTTGTCGAAATTACGATCTAGGAGTTTAGGGTACATACGTGCAATTGATCCGAATCGGAGAGGTTTTAATGTTTCCGATTCGGATTGGGGTCATCGGCCTGGGGTTTGTACTAGTGGTGTAAATAGAGTTGGTAATGGTAGTAAGAGGGGTGTTTCAGTGATAAGGAATGTCGCGTCGGATTTTAGGAACCACTCGACCTCCTCGGTGGATAGTCAGGTTAATGGGAAGTCGTTTGAGAGTATTTATATTCAAGGTGGCTTGAATATGCAACCTTTGGTGATAGAGAGGATTGAGACAGGTCATGGTGATGTGGTCAAAGAAGAAGAGTCTAGGGTAGAGGTTAATGGCGCAAATGTAAATGTAAATATAGGTGATTCCAAGGGTTTGAATGACTCCAAAGTTGAGAGAGAGTTGTCAGAAATTGAAAAGGAGGCCTGGAGACTTCTTCAAGATTCAGTCGTCGATTATTGTGGGAATCCGGTGGGAACTCTTGCTGCTATTGATCCAGCAGACAAGACGCCGCTCAATTATGATCAGGTCTTTATTCGAGATTTTGTCCCATCGGCACTTGCTTTCTTGCTCAATGGAGAAGCTGAGATTGTCAAGAACTTTCTGCTTCACACTTTGCAGTTACAG AGCTGGGAGAAGACAGTCGACTGTTATAGCCCTGGGCAAGGGTTGATGCCAGCAAGCTTCAAAGTTAGGACTGCTCCTCTTGATGGAAGTGATGGAAAATTTGAGGAAGTTTTAGATCCTGATTTTGGTGAATCGGCCATCGGACGTGTTGCACCTGTTGATTCTG GATTGTGGTGGATTATTCTGTTGAGAGCCTATGGAAAGATCACTGGTGACTATACATTACAAGAAAGGGTGGATGTCCAGACAGGCATAAGACTGATCCTTAATCTGTGTTTAACTGATGGATTTGACATGTTTCCTACCCTGCTAGTCACCGATGGTTCTTGTATGATTGACAGAAGGATGGGTATTCATGGACACCCCCTTGAAATCCAA CTCAATTTGCAGGCATTATTTTACTCGGCTCTACGCTGCTCCCGTGAAATGCTCATTGTCAACGATGGAACAAAAAATTTGGTGGCTGCAGTCAACAATCGACTTAGTGCACTTTCTTTTCACATTAGAGAGTACTATTGGGTGgacatgaagaagatcaatgAGATTTACCGTTATAAGACAGAGGAGTATTCTACAGATGCCATCAACAAGTTCAATATCTATCCAGATCAAATTCCTTCTTGGTTAGTAGACTGGATTCCTGAGGAAGGTGGTTACCTCATTGGGAATTTACAACCCGCCCATATGGATTTTAGGTTCTTCACTCTTGGAAATCTTTGGTCCATTGTATCGTCTCTGGGAACCCAGAAACAGAATGAGGGTATATTGAATTTGATGGAGACCAAATGGGATGATTTCGTGGCCCAAATGCCTCTTAAGATCTGTTACCCTGCTCTGGAGTATGAAGAATGGCGTATAATTACTGGTGCTGACCCAAAGAATAC GCCATGGTCATATCACAATGGCGGATCTTGGCCAACACTCCTATGGCAG TTTACATTGGCCTGCATCAAGATGGGAAAGACAGAATTAGCAGAAAAGGCAGTTGCCTTGGCAGAGAAGAGGCTTTCTATGGATCAGTGGCCTGAGTATTATGATACAAAAAATGGGAGATTTATAGGCAAGCAATCCCGGCTTCACCAGACATGGACAATTGCCGGTTACCTAACTTCCAAAATGCTTTTGGAGAACCCCGAGAAGGCATCACTCTTGTTCTGGGAGGAGGATTATGAACTTCTTGAGACTTGTGTTTGTGCCCTCAACAAAACCAGTCGAAAGAAGTGTTCACGACGGTCTCAGATTCAGGTCTAG
- the LOC112195762 gene encoding alkaline/neutral invertase A, mitochondrial isoform X2: MSSSNCIGICGMRPCCRILMGYGYRSSSVFGSQGPKLSDAVVDNLSKLRSRSLGYIRAIDPNRRGFNVSDSDWGHRPGVCTSGVNRVGNGSKRGVSVIRNVASDFRNHSTSSVDSQVNGKSFESIYIQGGLNMQPLVIERIETGHGDVVKEEESRVEVNGANVNVNIGDSKGLNDSKVERELSEIEKEAWRLLQDSVVDYCGNPVGTLAAIDPADKTPLNYDQVFIRDFVPSALAFLLNGEAEIVKNFLLHTLQLQSWEKTVDCYSPGQGLMPASFKVRTAPLDGSDGKFEEVLDPDFGESAIGRVAPVDSGLWWIILLRAYGKITGDYTLQERVDVQTGIRLILNLCLTDGFDMFPTLLVTDGSCMIDRRMGIHGHPLEIQALFYSALRCSREMLIVNDGTKNLVAAVNNRLSALSFHIREYYWVDMKKINEIYRYKTEEYSTDAINKFNIYPDQIPSWLVDWIPEEGGYLIGNLQPAHMDFRFFTLGNLWSIVSSLGTQKQNEGILNLMETKWDDFVAQMPLKICYPALEYEEWRIITGADPKNTPWSYHNGGSWPTLLWQFTLACIKMGKTELAEKAVALAEKRLSMDQWPEYYDTKNGRFIGKQSRLHQTWTIAGYLTSKMLLENPEKASLLFWEEDYELLETCVCALNKTSRKKCSRRSQIQV, translated from the exons ATGAGCAGTAGCAATTGTATTGGAATCTGTGGCATGAGGCCCTGTTGTAGAATTCTAATGGGCTATGGCTACAGAAGCTCCTCGGTTTTCGGTTCTCAGGGACCGAAATTGAGCGATGCAGTCGTTGATAATTTGTCGAAATTACGATCTAGGAGTTTAGGGTACATACGTGCAATTGATCCGAATCGGAGAGGTTTTAATGTTTCCGATTCGGATTGGGGTCATCGGCCTGGGGTTTGTACTAGTGGTGTAAATAGAGTTGGTAATGGTAGTAAGAGGGGTGTTTCAGTGATAAGGAATGTCGCGTCGGATTTTAGGAACCACTCGACCTCCTCGGTGGATAGTCAGGTTAATGGGAAGTCGTTTGAGAGTATTTATATTCAAGGTGGCTTGAATATGCAACCTTTGGTGATAGAGAGGATTGAGACAGGTCATGGTGATGTGGTCAAAGAAGAAGAGTCTAGGGTAGAGGTTAATGGCGCAAATGTAAATGTAAATATAGGTGATTCCAAGGGTTTGAATGACTCCAAAGTTGAGAGAGAGTTGTCAGAAATTGAAAAGGAGGCCTGGAGACTTCTTCAAGATTCAGTCGTCGATTATTGTGGGAATCCGGTGGGAACTCTTGCTGCTATTGATCCAGCAGACAAGACGCCGCTCAATTATGATCAGGTCTTTATTCGAGATTTTGTCCCATCGGCACTTGCTTTCTTGCTCAATGGAGAAGCTGAGATTGTCAAGAACTTTCTGCTTCACACTTTGCAGTTACAG AGCTGGGAGAAGACAGTCGACTGTTATAGCCCTGGGCAAGGGTTGATGCCAGCAAGCTTCAAAGTTAGGACTGCTCCTCTTGATGGAAGTGATGGAAAATTTGAGGAAGTTTTAGATCCTGATTTTGGTGAATCGGCCATCGGACGTGTTGCACCTGTTGATTCTG GATTGTGGTGGATTATTCTGTTGAGAGCCTATGGAAAGATCACTGGTGACTATACATTACAAGAAAGGGTGGATGTCCAGACAGGCATAAGACTGATCCTTAATCTGTGTTTAACTGATGGATTTGACATGTTTCCTACCCTGCTAGTCACCGATGGTTCTTGTATGATTGACAGAAGGATGGGTATTCATGGACACCCCCTTGAAATCCAA GCATTATTTTACTCGGCTCTACGCTGCTCCCGTGAAATGCTCATTGTCAACGATGGAACAAAAAATTTGGTGGCTGCAGTCAACAATCGACTTAGTGCACTTTCTTTTCACATTAGAGAGTACTATTGGGTGgacatgaagaagatcaatgAGATTTACCGTTATAAGACAGAGGAGTATTCTACAGATGCCATCAACAAGTTCAATATCTATCCAGATCAAATTCCTTCTTGGTTAGTAGACTGGATTCCTGAGGAAGGTGGTTACCTCATTGGGAATTTACAACCCGCCCATATGGATTTTAGGTTCTTCACTCTTGGAAATCTTTGGTCCATTGTATCGTCTCTGGGAACCCAGAAACAGAATGAGGGTATATTGAATTTGATGGAGACCAAATGGGATGATTTCGTGGCCCAAATGCCTCTTAAGATCTGTTACCCTGCTCTGGAGTATGAAGAATGGCGTATAATTACTGGTGCTGACCCAAAGAATAC GCCATGGTCATATCACAATGGCGGATCTTGGCCAACACTCCTATGGCAG TTTACATTGGCCTGCATCAAGATGGGAAAGACAGAATTAGCAGAAAAGGCAGTTGCCTTGGCAGAGAAGAGGCTTTCTATGGATCAGTGGCCTGAGTATTATGATACAAAAAATGGGAGATTTATAGGCAAGCAATCCCGGCTTCACCAGACATGGACAATTGCCGGTTACCTAACTTCCAAAATGCTTTTGGAGAACCCCGAGAAGGCATCACTCTTGTTCTGGGAGGAGGATTATGAACTTCTTGAGACTTGTGTTTGTGCCCTCAACAAAACCAGTCGAAAGAAGTGTTCACGACGGTCTCAGATTCAGGTCTAG